Proteins encoded together in one Myotis daubentonii chromosome 17, mMyoDau2.1, whole genome shotgun sequence window:
- the NRBP2 gene encoding nuclear receptor-binding protein 2 has product MAAPEPAPRRGREREREEESEDESDILEESPCGRWQKRREQVNQGNMPGVQSTFLAMDTEEGVEVVWNELRFSDRKAFSAHEEKIQTMFEQLVLVDHPNIVKLHKYWLDASEARARVIFITEYVSSGSLKQFLKKTKKNHKAMNARAWKRWCTQILSALSFLHACSPPIIHGNLTSDTIFIQHNGLIKIGSVWHRIFSNALPDDLRSPIRAEREELRNLHFFPPEYGEVADRTAVDIFSFGMCALEMAVLEIQANGDTRVTEEAIARARHSLSDPNMREFILSCLARDPAHRPSAHNLLFHRVLFEVHSLKLLAAHCFIQHQYLMPENVVEEKTKSMDMHAVLAEICRPPRPPLQWRYSEVSCMELDKFLEDVRNGIYPLMNFAAARPLGLPRVLAPPPEEAQKAKTPTPEPFDSETRKVIQMQCNLERSEDKARWHLTLLLVLEDRLHRQLTYDLLPTDSAQDLAAELVHYGFLHEDDRTKLAAFLESTFLKYRGAQ; this is encoded by the exons ATGGCGGCTCCCGAGCCTGCGCCCAGGCGGGgccgggagcgggagcgggaggaggagagCGAAGACGAGAGCGACATCCTGGAAGAGAGCCCGTGCGGCCGCTGGCAGAAGCGGCGGGAGCAG gtgaaCCAGGGCAACATGCCGGGCGTGCAGAGCACCTTCCTGGCCATGGACACGGAGGAGGGCGTGGAGGTGGTGTGGAACGAGCTGCGCTTCAGCGACAGGAAGGCCTTCTCTGCACACGAG GAGAAGATCCAGACCATGTTTGAGCAGCTGGTGCTGGTGGACCACCCCAACATCGTGAAGCTGCACAAGTACTGGCTGGACGCCTCCGAGGCCCGCGCGAGG GTTATCTTCATCACGGAGTACGTGTCGTCGGGCAGCCTcaagcagttcctcaaaaagacCAAGAAGAACCACAAGGCCATGAACGCGCGG GCCTGGAAGCGCTGGTGCACGCAGATCCTGTCGGCGCTCAG CTTCCTGCACGCCTGCAGCCCCCCCATCATCCACGGGAACCTGACGAGCGACACCATCTTCATCCAGCACAACGGCCTCATCAAGATCGGCTCCG TGTGGCACCGCATCTTCTCCAACG CGCTCCCCGATGACCTTCGAAGCCCCATCCGCGCGGAGCGGGAGGAACTGCGGAACCTGCACTTCTTCCCCCCGGAGTATGGAG AGGTTGCTGACCGCACCGCCGTGGACATCTTCTCCTTTGGGATGTGCGCGCTGGAG aTGGCCGTGCTGGAGATCCAGGCCAACGGGGACACCCGGGTCACCGAGGAGGCCATCGCGCGGGCCAGGCACTCCCTGAGCGACCCCAACATGCGG GAGTTCATCCTCTCCTGCCTGGCGCGGGACCCCGCCCACAGGCCCTCTGCCCACAACCTCCTGTTCCACCGCGTGCTCTTCGAGGTGCACTCGCTGAAGCTCCTGGCAGCTCACTGCTTCATCCAGCACCAGT ACCTCATGCCTGAGAACGTGGTGGAGGAGAAGACCAAGTCCATGGACATGCACGCAGTGCTGGCCGAGATCTGCcggcccccccggccccccctgcAGTGGCG GTACTCGGAGGTCTCCTGCATGGAGCTGGACAAATTCCTAGAGGACGTCAG AAACGGGATCTACCCTCTGATGAACTTTGCTGCTGCTCGGCCCCTGGGGCTGCCCCGCGTGCTAGCCCCGCCCCCAGAGGAGGCCCAGAAGGCCAAGACCCCCACGCCAGAGCCCTTTGACTCAGAGACCAGAAAG GTGATCCAGATGCAGTGTAACCTGGAGAGGAGCGAGGACAAGGCGCGCTGGCAT CTCACGCTGCTGCTCGTGCTAGAGGACCGGCTGCACCGGCAGCTCACTTACGACCTGCTCCCAA CGGACAGCGCCCAGGACCTGGCAGCAGAGCTGGTGCACTATGGCTTCCTGCACGAG GACGACCGGACCAAGCTGGCCGCCTTCCTAGAAAGCACCTTCCTCAAGTACCGCGGAGCCCAGTGA